One genomic window of Polyangium aurulentum includes the following:
- a CDS encoding ferritin-like domain-containing protein, with the protein MANHALKPGLVALGALAGMLVPGLAQAQENFAVSPGVLLSASFGDKPAFGLGLDVRSLVFLNGSGCGDRSPRGAVGLFGQAHWLNFTNAGRFAAGLQGGLTAPKDIFEGVVGEAGWTYRSTYDAEHPGGHGIHAGLAGMFYPIDSTPVGMDLAVRGTIPFLEQSKAEVTVSLGVRVPGIFGVPTWKCVIGRPLRIDGEQALAPVLASRAERRAMPLDEVTRNALGRAWLEDTQGECASIPAFLALARDLRAVGAPEALIDRALAAADDEARHTALCADLAGAHAGLSLSPILMPPPPSRDRNRAEALRRLALESWADGCLGEGAAAARARRSFAAASHAGARDALAVIARDEQRHADLGWDILAHCLAEGGRDVRETLAEAILASPSAPPEVAAGEFDAKCWRAHGRLEEGAVASTWEETEARARRRGEALVMAAG; encoded by the coding sequence ATGGCAAATCACGCGCTCAAGCCAGGGCTCGTCGCGCTCGGCGCCCTCGCCGGCATGCTCGTCCCCGGCCTCGCCCAGGCCCAGGAGAATTTCGCGGTCTCCCCCGGGGTGCTCCTCTCGGCATCGTTCGGCGACAAACCTGCCTTCGGCCTCGGCCTCGACGTCCGCAGCCTCGTCTTCCTCAACGGCAGCGGGTGCGGAGATCGCTCGCCGCGCGGCGCCGTCGGCCTCTTCGGTCAGGCCCACTGGCTCAATTTCACCAACGCAGGCCGCTTCGCCGCCGGCCTGCAGGGCGGCCTGACGGCGCCGAAGGACATCTTCGAGGGCGTCGTCGGCGAGGCCGGCTGGACGTACCGCTCGACGTACGACGCGGAGCACCCGGGCGGACACGGCATCCACGCCGGGCTCGCCGGCATGTTCTACCCCATCGACAGCACCCCCGTCGGAATGGATCTCGCCGTGCGCGGCACCATTCCATTCCTCGAACAATCCAAGGCCGAGGTCACGGTCTCCCTGGGCGTGCGCGTCCCGGGCATCTTCGGCGTCCCCACGTGGAAGTGCGTCATCGGCCGGCCTTTGCGTATCGACGGCGAGCAGGCGCTCGCTCCGGTGCTGGCCTCCCGGGCCGAGCGCCGCGCCATGCCGCTCGACGAGGTCACGCGCAATGCGCTCGGGCGCGCGTGGCTCGAGGACACGCAGGGCGAGTGCGCCTCGATCCCGGCCTTCCTCGCGCTCGCCCGCGATCTGCGCGCGGTGGGCGCCCCCGAGGCCCTGATCGACAGAGCCCTCGCCGCGGCCGACGACGAGGCGAGGCACACCGCCCTCTGCGCAGACCTCGCGGGCGCTCACGCCGGGTTGTCTCTCTCGCCCATTCTGATGCCGCCCCCTCCGTCCAGGGACCGCAATCGGGCCGAGGCGCTCCGGCGTCTCGCGCTCGAGTCCTGGGCCGACGGCTGCCTCGGCGAGGGCGCGGCGGCGGCGAGGGCGCGGCGCTCGTTCGCAGCGGCCTCCCACGCGGGTGCGCGCGACGCGCTCGCCGTGATTGCCCGCGACGAGCAGCGGCACGCCGATCTCGGCTGGGACATCCTCGCCCATTGCCTGGCCGAGGGCGGCCGCGACGTGCGCGAGACCCTCGCGGAGGCGATTTTGGCCTCACCCTCCGCGCCGCCCGAGGTCGCGGCCGGCGAATTCGATGCAAAATGCTGGCGGGCGCATGGCCGCCTCGAGGAGGGCGCGGTCGCCTCGACCTGGGAAGAGACCGAGGCGAGGGCGCGGCGGCGCGGGGAGGCGCTCGTCATGGCGGCCGGTTGA
- a CDS encoding sugar nucleotide-binding protein — protein MKALITGARGTVGTRLSARLTAQGHAVVAWNRAAVPIDDYHAMEAFVRAEAPDVVYHLAIASHPTGRQGESWLVNYEWSSELAWITRVLGIRFVFTSTAMVFSNHARGPFTRDSVPDAPEGYGYEKRRAEERVRYQNPDAVIARLGWQIGEAPGSNNMIDFLVDQSRKLGYVPASTRWYPATSFLEDTAGALISLAQMPPDTYMIDSNECWTFYEIASALARRHGDAWRVVPTSDFVYDQRMQDPRVPLPSLAVRLPRLP, from the coding sequence ATGAAAGCACTGATCACCGGCGCCCGGGGCACCGTGGGCACGAGGCTCTCGGCCCGCCTGACCGCGCAAGGACACGCTGTCGTCGCCTGGAATCGGGCCGCCGTGCCCATCGACGATTACCACGCCATGGAGGCGTTCGTGCGCGCCGAGGCGCCGGACGTGGTCTATCACCTGGCCATCGCCTCGCACCCCACGGGGAGGCAGGGCGAGTCGTGGCTGGTCAATTACGAATGGTCGAGCGAGCTGGCCTGGATCACGCGCGTGCTCGGCATCCGGTTCGTCTTCACCAGCACGGCCATGGTGTTCTCGAACCACGCGCGCGGGCCGTTCACGCGTGATTCGGTGCCCGACGCGCCCGAGGGATACGGATACGAGAAGCGCAGGGCCGAGGAGCGGGTGCGGTATCAGAATCCCGACGCCGTGATCGCGCGGCTCGGCTGGCAGATCGGCGAGGCTCCGGGATCGAACAATATGATCGATTTCCTCGTCGACCAATCGCGCAAGCTCGGGTACGTGCCGGCGAGCACGCGCTGGTATCCGGCCACGTCCTTCCTCGAGGACACGGCGGGCGCCCTCATCAGCCTCGCGCAAATGCCGCCGGACACGTACATGATCGACTCGAACGAGTGCTGGACCTTTTACGAGATCGCGAGCGCGCTCGCGCGGCGGCACGGCGACGCGTGGCGGGTGGTCCCCACGAGCGATTTCGTCTACGATCAGCGCATGCAGGACCCGCGCGTGCCATTGCCCTCGCTCGCGGTCAGGCTGCCCCGCCTACCTTGA
- a CDS encoding MGMT family protein — MARTNPTELPETISWWDEFYRVVRRIPRGRVCTYGAVAAMAGHPRAARHVGFALSALKDRSGKRGVPWHRVLGSRPRNRAAVTIRDPIGGAIQRKRLEEEGVEFDARGNVSLDRFGWFGKPSGRARRASR, encoded by the coding sequence GTGGCGAGGACAAACCCGACCGAGCTGCCCGAGACGATCTCCTGGTGGGACGAGTTTTACCGCGTCGTCCGCCGCATCCCCCGAGGGCGCGTGTGCACCTACGGCGCGGTCGCCGCGATGGCCGGCCATCCGCGCGCGGCCCGGCACGTCGGCTTCGCGCTCTCGGCGCTGAAGGACAGGAGCGGCAAGCGAGGCGTGCCCTGGCACCGCGTGCTCGGCAGCCGCCCACGCAATCGCGCGGCCGTGACCATCCGTGATCCGATAGGCGGCGCAATCCAGCGCAAGCGCCTCGAAGAGGAGGGGGTGGAGTTCGACGCGCGCGGCAACGTCTCGCTCGACCGCTTCGGCTGGTTCGGCAAGCCGAGCGGGCGCGCGCGTCGGGCCTCAAGGTAG
- a CDS encoding nuclear transport factor 2 family protein, giving the protein MTTSRTVEEKNQEIATSYLRALEGGAVGAELEAFFHEDAVIHVLPNRIAPQGQLRDRATAVADAAKGKKLLRAQRYAVRSSIAKGDTVALEVEWTGTLAVGFGSLQEGHELRAHIAIFLELRDGRIVSQRNYDCYEPW; this is encoded by the coding sequence ATGACGACGAGCAGGACGGTCGAGGAGAAGAACCAGGAGATCGCCACGAGCTACTTGCGCGCGCTCGAAGGGGGCGCCGTCGGCGCCGAGCTCGAGGCCTTCTTTCACGAGGATGCGGTGATCCACGTGCTGCCGAATCGCATCGCGCCGCAAGGCCAGCTTCGCGATCGCGCTACCGCGGTCGCCGACGCCGCGAAAGGCAAGAAGCTCCTGCGCGCGCAGCGCTACGCCGTGCGCAGCAGCATCGCCAAGGGCGACACCGTGGCCCTCGAGGTCGAATGGACCGGCACGCTCGCCGTGGGCTTCGGCTCGCTCCAGGAAGGGCACGAGCTGCGCGCGCACATCGCGATCTTCCTCGAGCTGCGCGACGGGCGCATCGTGTCGCAGCGCAACTACGACTGCTACGAGCCCTGGTGA